From a single Actinomyces viscosus genomic region:
- a CDS encoding sulfite exporter TauE/SafE family protein: MLPTLTATAWILLMVVAALCGIAKTALPGAATIAVALCTAVLPAKESTGAILLMLMTGDLLAVWSYRRDADFRMLRRLVPAVLAGVGAGALFLHLASNDSTRRLIGVILLALVAITLLQRRRASRSGPDDAPEEQEQLPASTAPTASSRLARLVYGSLAGFTTMVANAGGPVTSMYFLACRYPVKAFLGTTAWFFFLVNLVKLPFSISAGLVNAATLSLAAVAAPVVIVSALVGRRLAERMDQRVFEPIIVVLTIISALPLLR, encoded by the coding sequence GTGCTCCCCACCTTGACCGCAACCGCCTGGATCCTGCTCATGGTTGTGGCGGCCCTGTGCGGCATCGCCAAGACCGCCCTGCCCGGGGCAGCCACCATCGCCGTGGCCCTGTGCACCGCAGTACTGCCGGCCAAGGAGTCCACCGGCGCCATCCTGCTCATGCTCATGACCGGCGACCTGCTCGCCGTGTGGAGCTACCGCCGGGACGCCGACTTCCGCATGCTGCGCAGGCTCGTCCCCGCGGTCCTGGCGGGGGTGGGGGCCGGCGCCCTGTTCCTGCACCTGGCCTCCAACGACTCCACGCGACGTCTCATCGGCGTCATCCTGCTGGCCCTGGTCGCCATCACCCTCCTCCAACGACGCCGGGCAAGCAGGAGCGGACCCGACGACGCACCCGAGGAGCAGGAACAGCTGCCGGCCTCAACCGCCCCGACGGCGTCCAGCCGCCTCGCCCGACTGGTCTACGGCAGCCTGGCCGGCTTCACCACGATGGTCGCCAATGCCGGCGGGCCGGTGACCTCCATGTACTTCCTGGCCTGTCGCTACCCGGTCAAGGCCTTCCTGGGCACGACCGCCTGGTTCTTCTTCCTGGTCAACCTCGTCAAGCTGCCCTTCTCCATCTCGGCCGGCCTGGTCAACGCCGCGACGCTGTCTCTGGCCGCCGTCGCCGCGCCGGTCGTCATCGTCTCGGCCCTGGTCGGCCGCCGGCTCGCCGAGCGCATGGACCAGCGGGTCTTCGAGCCGATCATCGTCGTGCTGACCATCATCTCCGCACTGCCCCTACTGCGCTAG
- a CDS encoding sugar phosphate isomerase/epimerase family protein, protein MPLTYGAYTACLQDRSLSEALDVLKDAGLTGAEVNVGGFIPSPHCPVDALLSSSTARDEYLGLFKDKGMRLSGLNTSGNPTSPLPNEGLKHAEDIRNAIRLAGLLGVGEIVTMSGTPGTDPSAKYPTWVVNPWNGIDMEILDYQWSVVVPFFKEIDALARDNGVQVCLELHPRNLVFNVPSFERLIEETGATHIKVNMDPSHLFWQQMDPIAATRRLGSLVGHVHAKDTRVLPGAAYRGVLDTDFAHVPAEAEGKVPVAYGYWCNAWPEDPAWRFVAFGLGHDTGYWAEFLTAIAEVDPEMNVNIEHEDAEYGNVEGLQISARNLLEAAAGL, encoded by the coding sequence ATGCCACTGACCTACGGCGCCTACACCGCCTGCCTCCAGGACCGCTCCCTGTCCGAGGCCCTCGACGTCCTCAAGGACGCGGGCCTGACCGGGGCGGAGGTCAACGTCGGAGGATTCATCCCCTCTCCGCACTGCCCCGTTGACGCCCTGCTGTCCTCATCCACCGCCCGCGACGAGTACCTGGGCCTGTTCAAGGACAAGGGAATGCGGCTGTCCGGCCTCAACACCTCGGGCAACCCCACCTCGCCGCTGCCCAACGAGGGGCTCAAGCACGCTGAGGACATTCGCAACGCCATCCGCCTGGCCGGCCTGCTGGGTGTGGGCGAGATCGTCACCATGTCCGGAACCCCGGGCACCGATCCGAGTGCGAAGTACCCCACCTGGGTCGTCAACCCGTGGAACGGGATTGACATGGAGATCCTGGACTACCAGTGGAGCGTCGTCGTGCCCTTCTTCAAGGAGATCGACGCCCTGGCCCGTGACAACGGCGTCCAGGTCTGCCTGGAGCTGCACCCGCGCAACCTGGTCTTCAACGTTCCCTCCTTCGAGCGGCTCATCGAGGAGACCGGGGCGACCCACATCAAGGTCAACATGGATCCCTCCCACCTGTTCTGGCAGCAGATGGACCCGATCGCGGCCACCAGGCGCCTGGGCTCCCTCGTGGGGCACGTCCATGCCAAGGACACGAGGGTCCTCCCCGGTGCCGCCTACCGCGGGGTCCTGGACACCGACTTCGCTCACGTGCCCGCTGAGGCCGAGGGCAAGGTCCCGGTGGCCTACGGCTACTGGTGCAACGCCTGGCCCGAGGACCCGGCCTGGCGGTTCGTCGCCTTCGGCCTGGGCCACGACACCGGCTACTGGGCCGAGTTCCTGACCGCCATCGCCGAGGTCGACCCGGAGATGAACGTCAACATCGAGCACGAGGACGCCGAGTACGGCAACGTCGAGGGGCTCCAGATCTCCGCGCGCAACCTGCTGGAGGCCGCCGCCGGGCTCTGA
- the nox gene encoding H2O-forming NADH oxidase, translating into MSKIVVIGANHAGTACVNTILGSYGADSEVVVFDQNSNISFLGCGIALWVGQQIAGSEGLFYSDKAQLEAAGATVHMNTVVESVDFDAKEVHVVADGVARTESYDKLILATGSSPIVPPVAGIELVEGTREFQATLDNVQFIKLYQNAAEVVDKLQDESIRRIAVIGAGYIGVELAEAFERLGREVTLVDVAEVPLEGYYDPDFGERMSRTLTDHGIHLALGQKVVAVEGNGRVERLVTDKEGFDVDMVVASVGFRPNNELGRGELELFDNGAYLVDLHQRTSREDVYAIGDCATVHDNAADAPNYIALATNAVRSGVVAAHNACGTAIESAGVQGSNGVCVYDLKMVSTGLTSARARELGYDPVVTEFTDLQRPEFMRTPNHLVSIKIIFDRTSRVILGCQIASQEDISMMIHVFSLAIQEKLTIDKLALLDIFFLPHFNKPYNYVTMAALTAPQ; encoded by the coding sequence ATGAGCAAGATCGTCGTCATCGGCGCCAACCACGCCGGCACCGCCTGTGTCAACACCATTCTGGGCAGCTACGGGGCGGACAGCGAGGTCGTGGTCTTCGACCAGAACTCGAACATCTCCTTCCTCGGCTGCGGCATCGCCCTGTGGGTCGGTCAGCAGATCGCCGGGTCGGAGGGCCTGTTCTACTCCGACAAGGCTCAGCTCGAGGCCGCTGGCGCCACCGTCCACATGAACACCGTCGTCGAGTCCGTCGACTTCGACGCCAAGGAGGTCCACGTCGTCGCCGACGGCGTGGCCCGTACCGAGAGCTACGACAAGCTCATCCTGGCTACCGGCTCCTCCCCGATCGTCCCGCCGGTCGCGGGCATCGAGCTGGTCGAGGGGACCCGGGAGTTCCAGGCCACCCTGGACAACGTCCAGTTCATCAAGCTCTACCAGAATGCCGCCGAGGTGGTGGACAAGCTCCAGGACGAGTCGATCAGGCGCATCGCCGTCATCGGTGCGGGGTACATCGGCGTCGAGCTCGCCGAGGCCTTCGAGCGCCTGGGCCGCGAGGTCACGCTCGTCGACGTCGCCGAGGTGCCCCTGGAGGGCTACTACGACCCCGACTTCGGTGAGCGCATGAGCCGGACCCTCACCGATCACGGCATCCATCTGGCCCTGGGGCAGAAGGTGGTCGCCGTTGAGGGGAACGGTCGCGTCGAGCGCCTGGTGACCGACAAGGAGGGCTTCGACGTCGACATGGTCGTCGCCTCCGTGGGCTTCCGCCCCAACAACGAGCTGGGGCGCGGCGAGCTCGAGCTCTTCGACAACGGCGCCTACCTCGTCGACCTCCACCAGCGCACCAGCCGTGAGGACGTCTACGCCATCGGTGACTGCGCCACCGTCCACGACAACGCCGCCGACGCCCCGAACTACATCGCCCTGGCCACCAACGCCGTGCGCTCGGGCGTGGTGGCCGCTCACAACGCCTGCGGCACCGCGATCGAGTCCGCCGGCGTCCAGGGCTCCAACGGTGTGTGCGTCTACGACCTCAAGATGGTCTCCACCGGGCTGACCTCGGCCAGGGCCCGTGAGCTCGGCTACGACCCGGTGGTCACCGAGTTCACCGACCTCCAGCGGCCCGAGTTCATGCGGACCCCGAACCACCTGGTGAGCATCAAGATCATCTTCGACCGCACCAGCCGCGTCATCCTGGGCTGTCAGATCGCCTCCCAGGAGGACATCTCGATGATGATCCACGTCTTCTCCCTGGCCATCCAGGAGAAGCTGACCATCGACAAGCTCGCCCTGCTGGACATCTTCTTCCTGCCCCACTTCAACAAGCCCTACAACTACGTCACCATGGCGGCGCTGACGGCGCCGCAGTGA
- a CDS encoding Gfo/Idh/MocA family protein, whose protein sequence is MSTTPLSVAVIGAGMAGTTHANAWRQVGTVFDLGLPPVRLHTIADAHLPFAEDAAQRYGYERAVDDWRVVAEDPEIDIVSIVVGNALHREIAEVLIRAGKHVLCEKPLADTLESARAMAQAEKEAGVVTAVGFTYRRNAAVAELAKLVAEGHLGEINHFDGRYWCDYGVDPATPMAWRYKGPMGSGALGDVGSHLIDTAEVICGPIVSVSGAAMMTSIKERPVATGHVTRGTALDTENATYEPVENDDVATFTAHFANGAVGTFSCSRVAWGLPNSLMVDVLGTKGRVSWDLARCGEIKIDDVNSPAGLGGARRVLVNPDFPYFARGSSMAFGGVGLTQIEQFTYQAHAFLQQVACLTLEQGALPRCASFADGYREMLLADAVARSAAAGGAAVDVADLPELASL, encoded by the coding sequence ATGAGCACCACCCCCCTGTCAGTCGCCGTCATCGGTGCCGGTATGGCCGGCACCACCCACGCCAACGCCTGGCGCCAGGTTGGAACCGTCTTCGACCTGGGCCTGCCACCGGTCCGCCTGCACACCATCGCCGACGCCCACCTCCCCTTCGCCGAGGACGCCGCCCAGCGCTACGGCTACGAGCGCGCCGTGGACGACTGGCGCGTCGTGGCCGAGGACCCGGAGATCGACATCGTCTCCATCGTGGTGGGCAACGCCCTGCACCGCGAGATCGCCGAGGTCCTCATCAGGGCCGGCAAGCACGTCCTGTGCGAGAAGCCCCTGGCGGACACGCTCGAGTCCGCCCGCGCCATGGCCCAGGCGGAGAAGGAGGCCGGTGTCGTCACCGCCGTCGGCTTCACCTACCGCCGCAACGCCGCTGTGGCCGAGCTCGCCAAGCTCGTCGCCGAGGGCCACCTGGGCGAGATCAACCACTTCGACGGCCGTTACTGGTGCGACTACGGCGTCGACCCGGCCACCCCTATGGCCTGGCGCTACAAGGGCCCCATGGGCTCGGGCGCGCTGGGCGACGTCGGCAGCCACCTCATCGACACCGCCGAGGTCATCTGCGGTCCCATCGTCTCGGTCTCGGGCGCCGCCATGATGACCTCCATCAAGGAGCGCCCCGTGGCCACCGGCCACGTCACCCGCGGCACCGCCCTGGACACGGAGAACGCCACCTACGAGCCGGTGGAGAACGACGACGTCGCCACCTTCACCGCGCACTTCGCCAACGGCGCCGTGGGCACCTTCTCCTGCTCACGCGTGGCCTGGGGGCTGCCCAACTCCCTCATGGTCGACGTGCTGGGCACCAAGGGCCGCGTCTCCTGGGACCTGGCCCGCTGCGGCGAGATCAAGATCGACGACGTCAACTCCCCCGCCGGCCTGGGCGGAGCCCGCCGCGTCCTGGTCAATCCCGACTTCCCCTACTTCGCGCGGGGCTCCTCCATGGCCTTCGGCGGGGTCGGACTGACCCAGATCGAGCAGTTCACCTACCAGGCCCACGCCTTCCTCCAGCAGGTCGCCTGCCTCACCCTCGAGCAGGGTGCCCTGCCCCGCTGCGCCAGCTTCGCCGACGGCTACCGGGAGATGCTTCTGGCCGACGCCGTGGCCCGCTCGGCAGCCGCCGGGGGCGCCGCCGTCGACGTCGCGGACCTGCCCGAGCTCGCGAGCCTGTGA
- a CDS encoding PepSY domain-containing protein translates to MNPSAAPLPSPPTRASRAMALLRRWMSAAAALILLIITVSGTILPNQGEILHSLNPGAHSHNVGPNQVSLPQAITTIERAHPDEPVVSAAWVDDVIEVRSGQATYAIDPSTGGEIGRVPAAPSWIAALDNLHRCLLSCQGPGHVRWVSQEIPHTRWWDESRGLTVGSLIVVTSGVVLTVLAVSGLRVWWPLQRYRRTALSARWRSRRLSRDTDLLKAAGLVLLPLLFLWGYYASAFDIHLSRPSSPTSVTVAEAPTEHTRTGQGRDIGPHRAVAAAQEAREGRPVALFLPEPGDPSSTYAVWLSQDAQGAHQRPGGSVAVSVDPGSGRTTVPSAPDRKPTTRAG, encoded by the coding sequence ATGAATCCCTCGGCAGCCCCACTCCCCTCCCCTCCCACCCGCGCTTCCCGGGCGATGGCGCTCCTGCGACGCTGGATGTCGGCAGCGGCCGCCCTCATCCTGCTGATCATCACTGTCAGCGGCACGATCCTGCCGAACCAGGGGGAGATCCTGCACTCGCTGAACCCTGGCGCGCACTCCCACAACGTCGGCCCCAACCAGGTCTCACTGCCTCAGGCGATCACGACGATCGAGCGCGCTCACCCCGACGAGCCCGTCGTGTCCGCCGCGTGGGTCGACGACGTCATCGAGGTCAGGAGCGGGCAAGCCACCTACGCGATCGACCCCTCCACCGGCGGCGAGATCGGCCGGGTGCCCGCTGCTCCGTCCTGGATCGCCGCTCTGGACAACCTGCACCGCTGCCTCCTGTCCTGCCAGGGCCCTGGTCATGTGCGCTGGGTGTCCCAGGAGATCCCCCATACCCGCTGGTGGGACGAGAGCAGGGGCCTGACCGTCGGCAGCCTTATCGTGGTCACGTCCGGCGTGGTCCTGACGGTTCTCGCCGTCAGCGGACTCAGGGTGTGGTGGCCGCTGCAGCGTTACCGGCGCACCGCCCTGTCCGCTCGCTGGCGCAGCAGGCGTCTGTCGAGGGACACCGATCTGCTCAAGGCGGCCGGGCTGGTCCTCCTTCCTCTGCTGTTCCTGTGGGGCTACTACGCCAGCGCCTTCGACATCCACCTCAGCCGGCCGTCCTCACCCACCTCCGTCACGGTGGCCGAGGCCCCGACCGAGCACACCCGCACCGGCCAGGGCCGGGACATTGGTCCGCACCGCGCCGTCGCAGCGGCTCAGGAGGCGCGCGAGGGCAGGCCGGTCGCCCTGTTCCTCCCCGAGCCGGGCGACCCCTCGTCGACCTACGCGGTCTGGCTCTCCCAGGATGCGCAGGGCGCCCACCAGCGGCCTGGCGGCAGCGTCGCGGTAAGCGTCGACCCCGGTAGCGGGCGGACCACGGTCCCATCCGCCCCCGACCGGAAGCCGACCACTCGGGCCGGTTAG
- a CDS encoding ABC transporter ATP-binding protein, which yields MSIAPPTTSLTSPLSATTPAPPTVSFPEPDIAAGSPVASPVTNPVGSPATAPVAHPAGAVYGLLGPTGAGKSTVLKLLLGAVRPTSGSISALGHQVTPHHGLPPGTIGSRIEGPSYYPSLTGRENLAMMASHLGLPSRRVEHALAAAGLTGQENLRVRRYAAEMKQRLALAMALPTDPPLMLLDEPTKGLGPAAAEQIRQIIVTLARQEGRTIIVSSQVLSEIEQIADTVGIISAGGLRYQGPLSGLDSDGVIEMTVSAPTAVSTLLTFLGIAHEVRRGRCAPPGTGRTARLPTGGTGQPLPFCAPCRPCPATCSTGPIRPTSRPRASPGMPSGLIPRCCSPCGLPLALGGFAAQLAADEGQPSGGDRDRGQAAPWAAGRGRHHRDPRPDHCDHRARRRLRSDGPGRLPAAVRCRGTGDVGHSDLRHLAGVSS from the coding sequence ATGAGCATCGCGCCCCCGACCACCTCGCTGACCTCCCCCCTGTCGGCCACGACGCCCGCACCGCCCACCGTCTCCTTCCCTGAGCCGGACATCGCGGCCGGCAGCCCCGTCGCCAGCCCGGTCACCAACCCGGTCGGCAGCCCGGCCACCGCCCCTGTTGCTCATCCCGCCGGTGCTGTCTACGGGCTCCTCGGTCCCACCGGAGCCGGTAAGTCCACCGTCCTCAAGCTGCTGCTGGGAGCGGTCCGCCCGACGTCGGGCAGCATCAGCGCCCTGGGACATCAGGTCACTCCCCATCACGGCCTGCCTCCGGGAACGATCGGCTCCCGCATTGAGGGCCCCTCCTACTACCCGAGCCTGACCGGCAGGGAGAACCTCGCCATGATGGCCTCCCACCTGGGCCTGCCGAGCAGACGCGTCGAGCACGCCCTGGCTGCCGCCGGACTGACCGGACAGGAGAACCTGCGGGTCAGGCGCTACGCGGCGGAGATGAAGCAGCGCCTCGCTCTGGCCATGGCGCTCCCGACCGACCCGCCCCTCATGCTGCTGGACGAGCCCACCAAGGGGCTCGGCCCGGCCGCAGCGGAACAGATCCGTCAGATCATCGTCACCCTGGCCCGCCAGGAGGGCAGGACGATCATCGTCTCCTCCCAGGTTCTCTCGGAGATCGAGCAGATCGCCGACACCGTGGGCATCATCAGTGCCGGGGGCCTGCGCTACCAGGGCCCCCTGTCCGGGCTGGACAGCGACGGCGTCATCGAGATGACCGTCTCCGCGCCCACAGCCGTCTCCACGCTTCTGACCTTCCTCGGAATCGCCCATGAGGTGCGCCGGGGGCGGTGCGCACCGCCTGGTACTGGGAGAACCGCAAGGCTCCCAACTGGTGGTACTGGGCAGCCGTTACCGTTCTGTGCACCCTGTCGTCCCTGTCCGGCTACCTGCAGTACCGGACCTATCAGGCCGACCTCCCGGCCCAGGGCATCACCTGGGATGCCCTCTGGCCTCATTCCACGCTGCTGCTCTCCATGTGGCTTACCGCTGGCTCTGGGCGGCTTCGCGGCGCAGCTGGCAGCAGATGAGGGCCAGCCGTCTGGAGGCGACCGTGATCGCGGGCAAGCTGCTCCATGGGCTGCAGGTCGCGGTCGCCACCACCGCGATCCTCGTCCTGACCACTGCGATCACCGGGCTCGTCGCCGGCTTCGGTCCGATGGGCCTGGCCGCCTACCTGCCGCGGTTCGCTGCCGTGGCACTGGGGATGTGGGTCATTCTGACCTTCGTCACCTGGCTGGGGTCTCATCATGA
- the pta gene encoding phosphate acetyltransferase, whose amino-acid sequence MARSIYIASPNAGTGKSTVALGLVSCLTKVVAKVGVFRPFVESREGDAFLSLLLNRAGSATHAEQCVGATWDEFHADPEEALARIVDAYRALAREHDVVIIDGSDFTDVAGNPELALNARVAANIGVPVLLVVSGQHDAEDVVGSVEVSMAEIADNHARTVAVVANKCRPDNRQAVTDALTAIEGITSTTLPEVPLLAAPAVREVLDAVEGTLIAGDETLLDREAESVLVCAMDVSHVLERLTAGQLAIVPADRSAMLISLMAAQASSSFPILSGLVLNGGFEVAPHALRLLEGLDVNIPVITSPLDTFAAASAAGSLQGLLAHGSERKIDVAVTTFEQEADVDALLSALEVEPSEVVTPIMFQAELVDRSRTNRRTIVLPEPDDDRVLRAADAILRRGIADLVLLGDETTVRARATELGLDIAAARVIATGDPELLEKYAEEFARLRAKKGVTLEQAREKVQDVSYFGTMMVHMGDADGMVSGAAHTTAHTIVPSFQIIKTKPGTSIVSSVFLMLLQDRVLVYGDCAVNPEPNAAELADIAISSAATARQFGVEPRVAMLSFSTGTSGKGADVDKVREATELVRAKEPDLAVEGPIQYDAAIDPTVAAKKAPDSLVAGRANVFIFPDLSSGNIGYKAVQRSSGAIAIGPVLQGLNKPVNDLSRGALVEDIINTVAITAVQAQG is encoded by the coding sequence GTGGCGCGCAGTATCTACATCGCCTCACCCAACGCCGGAACCGGGAAGTCAACGGTGGCTCTCGGACTGGTCTCCTGCCTGACGAAGGTGGTTGCCAAGGTCGGAGTCTTCCGCCCCTTCGTGGAGAGCCGCGAAGGCGACGCCTTCCTCAGCCTCCTGCTGAACCGCGCCGGCTCCGCCACGCACGCCGAGCAGTGCGTCGGCGCGACCTGGGACGAGTTCCACGCCGACCCCGAGGAGGCCCTGGCCCGCATCGTCGACGCCTACCGGGCCCTGGCGCGTGAGCACGACGTCGTCATCATCGACGGCTCGGACTTCACCGACGTCGCCGGCAACCCCGAGCTGGCCCTCAACGCCCGGGTGGCCGCCAACATCGGTGTGCCGGTGCTGCTGGTGGTCTCCGGCCAGCACGACGCCGAGGACGTCGTCGGCTCCGTGGAGGTCTCCATGGCCGAGATCGCCGACAACCACGCCCGCACCGTCGCGGTGGTGGCCAACAAGTGCCGTCCCGACAACCGCCAGGCCGTCACCGACGCCCTGACCGCCATCGAGGGCATCACCTCCACCACGCTGCCCGAGGTGCCGCTGCTGGCCGCGCCCGCGGTGCGCGAGGTGCTGGACGCCGTCGAGGGCACGCTCATCGCCGGCGACGAGACCCTCCTGGACCGCGAGGCGGAGTCCGTTCTCGTGTGCGCCATGGACGTCTCCCACGTCCTGGAGCGCCTGACCGCGGGCCAGCTCGCCATCGTGCCGGCCGACCGCTCCGCCATGCTCATCTCACTCATGGCGGCCCAGGCCTCCTCCAGCTTCCCGATCCTGTCCGGTCTCGTCCTCAACGGCGGCTTCGAGGTGGCGCCCCACGCGCTGCGCCTCCTGGAGGGCCTGGACGTCAACATCCCGGTCATCACCTCCCCGCTGGACACCTTCGCCGCGGCCTCGGCGGCCGGCTCCCTCCAGGGCCTGCTCGCCCACGGCTCCGAGCGCAAGATCGACGTCGCCGTGACCACCTTCGAGCAGGAGGCCGACGTCGACGCCCTGCTGTCCGCCCTGGAGGTCGAGCCCTCCGAGGTCGTCACCCCCATCATGTTCCAGGCCGAGCTGGTGGATCGTTCGCGCACCAACCGCAGGACGATCGTGCTGCCCGAGCCCGACGACGACCGGGTCCTGCGGGCCGCCGACGCCATCCTGCGACGCGGCATCGCCGACCTGGTGCTGCTGGGCGATGAGACCACGGTGCGCGCCCGCGCCACCGAGCTGGGCCTGGACATCGCCGCCGCCCGGGTCATCGCCACGGGCGACCCCGAGCTGCTGGAGAAGTACGCCGAGGAGTTCGCCCGCCTGCGCGCCAAGAAGGGCGTCACCCTGGAGCAGGCCCGCGAGAAGGTCCAGGACGTGTCCTACTTCGGCACGATGATGGTCCACATGGGAGACGCCGACGGCATGGTCTCGGGCGCGGCCCACACCACCGCCCACACGATCGTCCCCTCCTTCCAGATCATCAAGACCAAGCCGGGAACCTCGATCGTCTCCTCGGTCTTCCTCATGCTCCTGCAGGACCGGGTGCTCGTCTACGGCGACTGCGCCGTCAACCCCGAGCCCAACGCCGCCGAGCTGGCCGACATCGCCATCTCCTCGGCCGCCACCGCCCGCCAGTTCGGCGTCGAGCCGCGCGTGGCGATGCTGTCCTTCTCCACCGGGACCTCCGGCAAGGGAGCGGACGTCGACAAGGTCCGTGAGGCCACCGAGCTGGTGCGGGCCAAGGAGCCCGACCTCGCCGTCGAGGGCCCCATCCAGTACGACGCCGCCATCGACCCGACCGTCGCCGCGAAGAAGGCCCCCGACTCGCTCGTGGCCGGGCGGGCCAACGTCTTCATCTTCCCGGACCTGTCCAGCGGCAACATCGGCTACAAGGCGGTGCAGCGCTCCTCGGGCGCCATCGCCATCGGCCCGGTCCTCCAGGGCCTCAACAAGCCGGTCAACGACCTCTCGCGCGGCGCCCTGGTGGAGGACATCATCAACACCGTCGCCATCACAGCCGTCCAGGCCCAGGGCTGA
- a CDS encoding acetate/propionate family kinase yields MTQRTVLVINSGSSSIKYQLVDPDSGASLASGLVERIGEETGAIIHKHGEERTEITEPVPDHGYGLSEVLRLFEEQGPSLADAHIVAVGHRVVQGGRYFSGPALIDDEVVARIEQLVPLGPLHNPAHLKGIEVGRRLLSDVPHVAVFDTAFFQDLPEEAARYALDREVADTYSIRRYGAHGTSHQFVSGAVSELLGRDDLKQIVLHLGNGASASAVVAGHAVDTSMGLTPLEGLVMGGRTGDIDPAAVFHLARVGGMSIEEIDHLFNRGSGMKGLAGDNDMREVRKRIDAGEQEAREAMDIYLHRLVKYVGAYTAVMGGLDALTFTAGIGENDANLRRELCERLAFMGVTIDPELNAVRSDEPRVISTPDSRVTVLVVPTNEELAIARQSLTLI; encoded by the coding sequence GTGACTCAGCGCACCGTCCTCGTTATCAACTCCGGCTCCTCCTCCATCAAGTACCAGCTGGTCGACCCCGACTCGGGCGCCTCGCTCGCCTCCGGCCTGGTGGAGCGCATCGGTGAGGAGACCGGCGCCATCATCCACAAGCACGGCGAGGAGCGCACCGAGATCACCGAGCCGGTCCCCGACCACGGCTACGGCCTGTCCGAGGTGCTGCGCCTGTTCGAGGAGCAGGGCCCCTCACTGGCCGACGCCCACATCGTGGCCGTGGGTCACCGCGTCGTCCAGGGAGGGCGCTACTTCTCCGGCCCGGCTCTTATCGATGACGAGGTCGTGGCCCGTATCGAGCAGCTCGTGCCGCTGGGTCCCCTGCACAACCCCGCCCACCTCAAGGGCATTGAGGTGGGACGCCGGCTCCTGTCCGACGTGCCGCACGTGGCCGTCTTCGACACCGCCTTCTTCCAGGACCTGCCCGAGGAGGCCGCCCGCTACGCCCTGGACCGCGAGGTCGCCGACACCTACTCCATCCGCCGCTACGGCGCCCACGGCACCAGCCACCAGTTCGTCTCCGGGGCGGTTTCCGAGCTCCTGGGCCGCGACGACCTCAAGCAGATCGTCCTGCACCTGGGCAACGGCGCCTCGGCGTCGGCGGTCGTGGCGGGGCACGCCGTGGACACCTCCATGGGCCTGACCCCGCTGGAGGGCCTGGTCATGGGCGGGCGCACCGGTGACATCGACCCGGCCGCCGTCTTCCACCTGGCCCGTGTGGGCGGCATGTCGATCGAGGAGATCGACCACCTGTTCAACCGCGGCTCGGGCATGAAGGGGCTGGCCGGCGACAACGACATGCGCGAGGTCCGCAAGCGCATCGACGCCGGCGAGCAGGAGGCTCGCGAGGCCATGGACATCTACCTGCACCGCCTCGTGAAGTACGTGGGCGCCTACACCGCCGTCATGGGCGGTCTGGACGCGCTGACCTTCACCGCCGGCATCGGTGAGAACGACGCGAACCTGCGCCGCGAGCTCTGCGAGCGCCTCGCCTTCATGGGTGTGACGATCGACCCCGAGCTCAACGCAGTCCGCTCCGACGAGCCGCGCGTCATCTCCACCCCGGACTCGAGGGTCACCGTGCTCGTGGTGCCCACCAACGAGGAGCTCGCCATCGCGCGCCAGTCACTCACCCTCATCTGA